The Brachionichthys hirsutus isolate HB-005 chromosome 1, CSIRO-AGI_Bhir_v1, whole genome shotgun sequence genome has a window encoding:
- the slc25a44b gene encoding solute carrier family 25 member 44b: MHQKGNIQIIEWEDMDKKKFYSFGIFMAMSIRATVYPATLIRTRLQVQRGRSLYNGTFDAFVKILRSEGVRGLYRGFMVNTFTLISGQTYMTTYELVRKYVSQYSESNAVKSLVAGGSASLVAQSITVPIDVVAQHLMMQGQGGHLTRFRLDSNAGTVKNKVFGQTRNIVAQIFAADGLWGFYRGYGASLLTYIPNSAVWWPFYHFYAEQLSKMAPSNCPHLLLQAMAGPLAAVTASTVTNPMDVVRARVQVEGQTSITETYRRLIAEEGYLGLTKGLSARIISSIPTAIVLVVGYETLKKMSLRPELVDSRHW, encoded by the exons ATGCATCAGAAAGGGAACATCCAGATCATCGAGTGGGAGGACATGGACAAAAAGAAGTTCTACTCTTTTGGTATTTTCATGGCAATGAGCATCCGGGCCACCGTCTACCCGGCCACTCTCATCCGAACCCGCCTACAGGTGCAGCGGGGCAGATCCCTCTACAACGGCACTTTTGACGCCTTTGTCAAGATTTTGCGGTCGGAGGGTGTTCGAGGCCTTTATCGCGGATTTATGGTCAATACATTTACTCTGATCTCAGGCCAGACGTACATGACGACCTATGAACTGGTGAGGAAATACGTCTCCCAGTACTCCGAGAGCAACGCGGTCAAGTCGCTGGTGGCCGGCGGCTCGGCCTCTCTGGTCGCTCAGAGCATCACCGTTCCCATTGATGTTGTCGCTCAGCATCTCATGATGCAGGGCCAAGGGGGGCACCTCACCCGCTTTCGACTCGATTCCAACGCAGGGactgtaaaaaacaaagtgTTTGGGCAAACCAGGAACATTGTGGCTCAAATCTTTGCCGCTGACGGTCTCTGGGGCTTCTACAGAGGATACGGGGCTTCTCTGCTCACTTACATCCCAAACAGTGCTGTCTGGTGGCCTTTCTACCATTTCTATGCAG AGCAGCTCTCTAAGATGGCCCCCAGTAACTGCCCTCATCTGCTTCTACAAGCCATGGCTGGACCTCTGGCTGCTGTTACTGCCTCAACGGTCACGAATCCAATGGACGTGGTCAGAGCTCGCGTACAG GTCGAAGGGCAAACTTCAATCACCGAGACGTACAGGCGGCTGATCGCAGAGGAGGGTTATTTGGGATTGACCAAAGGATTATCCGCACGCATCATTTCATCCATACCCACTGCCATCGTCCTTGTCGTTGGCTACGAGACCCTAAAAAAAATGAGTTTGCGGCCGGAGCTGGTGGACTCGAGACACTGGTAA